Proteins co-encoded in one Aspergillus luchuensis IFO 4308 DNA, chromosome 6, nearly complete sequence genomic window:
- a CDS encoding uncharacterized protein (COG:K,L;~EggNog:ENOG410PH18), with protein sequence MSFFFGRRHSISSATLGQGDNLPRNERGRRASLPNVSDTNSTGSHAKGVIHDIFHKHRGDSESGSSSGTKTSKSEADIARSNPTKPDTDSQDEHHASHHHSDQAAKAHPSHHHEGPSHNQLTKKDIETIFSGAPYFLLEKGKHGLFYPQIIFPFDDHDPTIQNLWDRRPLPHASYTLCTLHAHLPVPDDWVIEGEMPVHLGHWKRSEAPKRATFDVGVHEVPNMLSVNGKDAGTIGFRHFLELPVADSIVYAGPEKPRPCSDLLHLSTLPATEAYELMGHYNDPYAQCSDGTVHDRKKLLCEGPVAWKRIGVRDIDLRALVERLQTLKTLRYDILHGDTPKTILDMECTRELYSGLFNRFLYPPARFLFADVGDSHSLKAQIKALTVVLATPGAWFDFSLIDWRLHIGQVLFENPPHDDGDFLDPDKSDKPWVHFTLERKWLLVQMLLAAELLMRLDATVRVGMLQNARDIDVSVHDVYEFDRLRSGKLNWDLVTVRRFLDSFHFTYNPVEPDHPSPTIHAPSKSPERHHHRGFLEAFTHHSTSSAHNDESAWRCHLAPSHVDQQLKGLFVFADNIGWPGLDAFKSALRSKLEGEGVEKKLEAAYTIPLTNSLPAEYSTLDLTKEMYSRSPSRRLLLLHSPHSIRPLNIGGWITRSWLAGLVIPGESISHLLMATILENDEEAMATLGPVANVYGGFTYKGKTWWSKKCIVGRVLASQPGTKVCLAWLASCIVPKNSKNGEHFVNTWYEVDVREPPRRPGKPRIKHGNRLSFDSTPLGLGELTSGVFLLPVDGPCDSWSKANIDFQDLTFSVDTKRTSHNLTVVQKAYANFLLASTATGPTPVSFELAYNVRFISSHECRPPGGSVNYQNPPSTADGGLSSSSSSHVSHRHHRLPGHPLHRSYAFKWVPLESLAETSHSDGHSSGLGKEEILLLDARGSHDKETFARAWCASVGHHAVIGKVGRTCLACCIREARALQVKVVIRIGDGMSTPSSSIQVLYGGE encoded by the exons atgtcctttttctttggaCGTCGTCATTCCATCTCATCCGCCACTCTGGGTCAGGGCGATAACCTGCCCAGGAACGAGAGGGGCAGGAGAGCTTCATTACCCAATGTGTCCGATACCAACAGTACTGGATCCCACGCCAAAGGTGTGATCCATGATATATTTCACAAGCATCGAGGAGACTCGGAATCGGGATCCTCGTCCGGGACAAAGACGTCTAAATCG GAGGCTGACATAGCCCGATCCAATCCCACAAAGCCGGATACAGACTCTCAAGACGAACATCATGCTTCTCATCACCATTCGGATCAGGCTGCTAAAGCCCATCCCTCACATCATCACGAGGGTCCTTCACACAACCAGCTGACCAAAAAGGACATCGAGACAATCTTCTCCGGGGCTCCATACTTTCtgctggagaagggaaagcatGGACTCTTCTACCCACAGATTATATTCCCTTTCGATGACCACGATCCCACCATTCAAAATCTCTGGGATAGACGGCCCCTTCCCCACGCCTCCTATACACTGTGCACTCTCCATGCTCATTTGCCTGTACCGGATGACTGGGTAATTGAAGGGGAAATGCCGGTTCATTTGGGGCACTGGAAACGATCGGAAGCTCCGAAGCGGGCGACTTTTGATGTCGGCGTTCACGAAGTACCCAATATGCTGTCAGTCAATGGCAAAGACGCTGGTACAATCGGCTTTCGTCACTTTCTTGAGCTACCCGTCGCCGACTCTATCGTATACGCGGGCCCCGAAAAACCACGACCATGCTCtgaccttcttcatctgtcAACTCTACCAGCAACCGAGGCGTATGAATTGATGGGGCACTATAATGACCCATATGCCCAGTGCTCGGATGGTACCGTTCATGACCGGAAGAAGTTGCTGTGCGAAGGACCGGTTGCATGGAAGAGGATCGGCGTTCGCGATATCGACTTGCGAGCCCTAGTGGAGCGTCTCCAGACGCTCAAGACACTCCGCTACGACATTTTGCACGGGGATACACCAAAGACGATTCTAGATATGGAATGCACTCGAGAGCTGTATAGTGGACTGTTTAACCGATTTCTGTATCCACCGGCGCGGTTTCTGTTTGCAGATGTCGGCGATTCCCATAGTTTGAAGGCTCAGATCAAAGCTTTGACAGTCGTGTTGGCTACCCCTGGGGCGTGGTTTGACTTCAGTCTGATCGATTGGCGATTGCACATTGGGCAAGTGTTGTTTGAGAATCCCCCACATGACGACGGCGACTTCCTTGATCCGGACAAGTCTGACAAACCCTGGGTGCATTTCACGCTGGAACGCAAGTGGTTGCTCGTCCAGATGCTGCTCGCCGCGGAGCTCCTGATGCGTTTGGATGCCACTGTTCGAGTAGGAATGCTGCAGAATGCGCGGGATATCGATGTCTCGGTGCATGATGTGTACGAGTTTGACCGGCTACGGAGTGGTAAGCTGAATTGGGATCTGGTTACAGTACGTCGTTTTCTGGACAGCTTCCATTTCACCTACAACCCTGTGGAGCCGGACCACCCTTCTCCGACCATACATGCTCCGAGCAAGTCGCCTGAGCGGCATCACCATCGTGGGTTCCTCGAAGCTTTCACACATCACTCTACATCATCCGCCCATAATGATGAATCCGCCTGGCGGTGTCATCTGGCCCCTAGCCACGTTGACCAGCAACTAAAAGGGCTGTTCGTATTTGCAGACAATATCGGCTGGCCAGGACTGGATGCATTCAAGAGCGCACTGCGGTCCAAGCttgagggtgagggggtggaaaaGAAACTCGAAGCCGCCTACACCATACCTCTTACCAACTCGCTACCTGCAGAGTATTCCACACTGGACTTGACAAAAGAGATGTATAGCAGATCTCCATCGCGccgcctgctcctccttcattctCCGCACAGCATACGTCCCTTGAACATTGGTGGTTGGATTACGCGTAGCTGGCTCGCGGGGTTGGTAATCCCTGGCGAGTCCATCAGCCACCTTCTCATGGCAACCATCCTCGAAAATGACGAAGAGGCGATGGCTACACTTGGACCAGTCGCCAACGTTTACGGTGGTTTCACGTACAAGGGGAAGACCTGGTGGAGTAAGAAGTGCATTGTTGGGCGAGTTctagccagccagccggGTACAAAGGTTTGTCTGGCCTGGCTGGCAAGCTGCATAGTGCCCAAGAACTCTAAAAACGGTGAGCACTTTGTCAACACGTGGTATGAGGTGGATGTCCGCGAGCCGCCCCGACGTCCAGGCAAGCCACGCATCAAACACGGAAACCGGCTTTCCTTTGACTCTACGCCTCTGGGTTTGGGAGAGCTTACGAGTGGAGTATTCTTGCTGCCTGTCGATGGCCCCTGCGATAGCTGGTCGAAAGCAAACATCGACTTTCAGGACCTCACCTTCTCCGTTGATACGAAACGAACAAGCCATAACCTGACCGTGGTCCAAAAGGCCTATGCCAATTTTCTTCTCGCTTCCACTGCTACTGGACCCACCCCGGTGTCGTTCGAGTTGGCCTACAACGTACGATTCATTTCTTCCCACGAGTGCCGTCCACCTGGGGGGTCGGTCAACTATCAAAATCCCCCAAGCACAGCGGATGGCGGGttgtcatcctcgtcatcaagCCATGTCTCTCATAGACATCATCGTTTGCCGGGCCACCCGTTGCACCGATCGTACGCGTTCAAGTGGGTGCCTCTAGAATCCTTGGCGGAGACATCTCACTCGGATGGCCACAGCAGCGGACTAGGTAAGGAAGagatcctccttctcgacgcGCGGGGCTCGCACGACAAGGAAACATTTGCGCGAGCATGGTGTGCGTCTGTTGGACATCATGCCGTCATTGGCAAGGTCGGACGGACCTGTCTGGCGTGTTGCATTCGCGAAGCCCGAGCGTTGCAGGTGAAAGTGGTGATTCGCATTGGGGACGGGATGTCGACGCCCTCTTCGTCGATCCAGGTGTTGTATGGTGGGGAGTAG